From the genome of Caloranaerobacter sp. TR13:
CCATAAAAAACTAATAATATATTTATATATATTAAAATCTAAAACAAATCCCATATAATGATATAACTTATTAACAAATTTAACATACACAAAATCTAATATTAGCTTATATATTAATAATAAAATAAATATGTTAAAATTTTTATTTTTAATTTTAATAATATTCATAACATCTCCTCATTAACCCATTTTTTTACTGTAGATTAATAGTCCTCGTCCCTAACTGGATCTTAAAAACTCAAATATAATTTCTATATCCATCTTAGAAAATATCTGGTGTTAGTATAGTTTTATAGATATAAATCAGTTAATTCAATAAAGTAATAACTGAAAGGATATATCCATAAGAAAAACAAAAGAGTTTGAATCAATATTTTAAAGATACTATAGTCATTTTTTTCATTCTGGTAGTTATATTAAAGAATTAATCACCGAATATTGTATTTCTGTGGATACCATCTATAAACGAATTAAGAAGTTTTCACCTATATCGTTGTTGAATGGTAAAGCGACTAATTTAATTGATATAGAAGCATTACAAAAACAAATAGCATGTTAACAAGAGAAAAATGAAGTTCTAAAAAAACTATAACAATATTCTCAAAACACGAACTTCCTCCTATCATTGAACAACTATCTTAAGTTTTCTTAAAATTACATAGTTCTTCAAGCTTTCCCTTAAGGTTTTATTTATTCGCTGGTCTGCCCTTGACATTGAGCCTCCACATCCACGATTTTCTAGCTCAAAGGGTAGGCCAAATCATTTTAGAGTATGCCCCTTTTTAGCTATTATGGATGTCCCCAATAACAAGGGGGCGTTTCCCCAGACCTTCATTACAGGGTTATCTTTACTTTTACATCTGCCTTCTTCAAGTATTCGTAATATTCCATTGGTGCATGTATTTTGTTCCGGAATGAATCCATTTCGTATTGTAGTTTTTTTACAAAGGCATGAACTTCTTTGTGAAGAACATACCATAAGTACCATGTTAAGGTAATAGAAACACCTTACAACTCTTATTATAATACTTTATCTCATACCTATACTAAACGCAAACTAGAAAAAAATATTAAAGAAAGTTATTTATTAAATTTATACTAAATCTAGGTACAATACACTAAAGATTTCACCATATTCTTTCTGAAAAAGAACATACAGTGAGCTTACAAAAGTGCAAAGAATGATGCAAAAGCTTAACATGCATGCTATTACAATCAAAAAGTATAAACCTTTGTCTTATATGCCATTTTACCCATATCTCTGTATTATAATTATATTTTTTCCATTGTAATTAATAGTCCTATCCGTTCAAAATACTATTAAGATAAAACTTTTTATAAGTTTCTTAATATTCAGTTCTCTTATCTAAATATTTCATCTAAATTTTTTACCACCTTTTCCCAAATATAATGAAATTGTATCTTTTCTATATTCCTCATTTTTTCATTAAGTAAATGTCTATTGTTATTAATATAACTTATTAATTCTCTAATCTCTTCAACATTACTACCATCAACTACAAATCCTATATCATTTTCTTTTAAAAATTCTTCAAGCACTGAACCTCTGCTAACAATAATAGGTGTTTTGGTTATTATTGCCTCGAAAAACTTTACGGGATATGATACTTTCCAATTATTAATTTTTATATCATATACAACATATAGTATATCTGCTTGACTATACAATTTCACACTTTGTGAAAAATGATACAATCCAGTTATATTGGCATTATTATAATTACTTTCTATTTCTTTTAATTTGCTATATGCACCTCCTGTTCCATGTATAGCTACTTCTACCCCTTCTATATTATTGCATGCATCCATTAAATTTTTTAATTCATTATATTGCCTTACAGCACCTATGTAAGCTATTCTTAATTTATCTGATTGTGCTTTCGTACACCCAATATAATTTTGTGACTCTGGATAGTTTGGCAAATAAATTAATTTATTCCTATTTTCTTGTTTCATAGTAGTCATTTGAATTTTATTC
Proteins encoded in this window:
- a CDS encoding glycosyltransferase, whose amino-acid sequence is MDMKKIKMILTNSFHPDVRVYKEAKYLVSKGFDVEILCWDRENEYKNREIEEIEGIKIKRFFPYAKYGTGYKQIIPYIKFIKECKNYLKDKEYNYLHCHDLDGVIAGYFCMHKNCKLIFDMHEFYEGQSRKQKIKFIIRRLVNLLQDKSHFIIYVNKIQMTTMKQENRNKLIYLPNYPESQNYIGCTKAQSDKLRIAYIGAVRQYNELKNLMDACNNIEGVEVAIHGTGGAYSKLKEIESNYNNANITGLYHFSQSVKLYSQADILYVVYDIKINNWKVSYPVKFFEAIITKTPIIVSRGSVLEEFLKENDIGFVVDGSNVEEIRELISYINNNRHLLNEKMRNIEKIQFHYIWEKVVKNLDEIFR